The genome window CTTTGAGCAGTCAGGCAGGAACAGGAATTGAGGAACGGCAGCCCGATGGACAAGAAGCTGAGTACACTGGCTGACCTCTTCCGTCCACCTATCGAACTGATGCATAAAGGGAGCTTTGAGACGGTGAGCCATTCTGATGTTTACCAGTAGAGGGGGTAATGATACTTTTATGTCACTGTTGTGTTCTGGTTGCCAAGTGTAGAGCATGTCCAAACTCATTCTTTGTAAAGCCATATTCTTAAATATATGTTAAGATCATGTAAATGCATAAGAGAGAATATTAAACATATTTTCCAAATGACATATATTCCATGTTACTGCCTtgttgctgtttatgatctatAAGTTACTTACATGTGTGTTACTGTAGGCAAAGGACAGTGGACAGCTTTCCAACAAATGGCTGATGATCAACATTCAGAATGTGCAGGACTTTGCCTGCCAGTGCCTAAACAGGGATGTATGGAGCAATGATGCAGTTAAGTCCATCATTAGAGAGCACTTCATATTCTGGCaggtgaatatatatatatatgtaaatatatatacaaACGTCATCACACCCTTTcactcacaaaaacacaaaaacactatAAATTACTTCTCTGATTCTTCTCTTGTGTCCTTAATTGCATTCACAGGTTTACCATGATAGTGAAGAAGGGCAGAGGTATATACAGTTTTACAAACTGAACAAATTTCCATACATCTCCATATTGGATCCCAgaacaggtgagagagagagctgacccATTAGTCGGTGATATGTTGTTTACTCTTAATTCTGCTTACTAATACTTTCAGGACTTTCCACTGTGATAGATACACATGGATCTTTGACTAGCTCAGAATGAAAAGGTGTGATCAATAATGTATACGACCGTAGTAACCTTTGAGTTTTGTGACTGATAGGTCAAAAGATGGTGGAGTGGAATCAGTTGGACGTGTCCTCATTCCTAGACCAGGTGACGGGGTTCCTGACCGAGCATGGACAGCTGGATGGGCTGTCCTGTCAGCCCCCTGCAAAGAGAGCACGCTCGGTAAACCTTCCCCGTACTCACCGCCCTCCAGTAACTGTTACGCTCTCGTACAAACTCAAACAGTGTTACTTCAGTCGAACTGACTGCATTAATAGGATATTGTGgagtgtaggagtgtgtgcttTTCTCaataataaacacatacacactgacagagTAGCACGCTAATGCATACATGTGAATAATCAGAATTGTTCGAGTACATAAACTGCTCCCTAttgaactgtatgtgtgtagtttAACAATCAGGTTAAGCGCTTGGCATTATCCACATACATGTCCGTGTTCTTCAAAATATGTGTTGGATAATTGCATGTTATTATTAATGAATGTTATTATTAATGACTAGACTTAGCAGTCCCTTGAAATTTGGATTAAGTGCCAAAATAATTTGTGTTTGCACAAAAATGTTCAGTCATTTTCATCCTCATTTTGacttttcattttaaaactacACCACTTAAACACATATTAACAAAACATCACAtcagtatgtataagtatatagtattaagtatatatatactcttttgatcccgtggtCTCtggatttatcccaatccatgaattagtgaaacacactcagcacgcagtgaacacacagtgaggtgaagcacacactaatcccggcgcagtgagctgcctgcatcaacagcggcgctcggggagcagtgtgtggttgggtgccttgctcaagggcatttcaaCACTTCaacttaccgtattttccggactataagtcacactttttttcatagtttggctggtcctgcgactcaggtgcaacatatatatatttatatatatgtttttttcctcttcatgacacattttttgactggtgcgacttatactccggtgcgacttatactccggaaaatacggtactggtcggggttcgaaccggaaaCCCTCCGGCTAgaagtccaaagtgctaaccagtaggacacggctgcccccaacacAATTTTACTGTGGGCAGAAAACTGGATCATACTAGGACAGTTTGTAATATGTTACAGTTGtgatgttgaaaaaaaaaacacagaatgaTCATAAGATTAATAGAAATGGTGAGTATTTGAAATGTAGGCCAAATTCCCATCAAACATAAGTTTAAAAATATTGCTGACCTGGTTGAACTTATTTAGGAGAGGAAATACTTCAGATGTGCATCAAAGTTAGTAACAGCATAACAACATTTCCATACATGATTTGAACATCATAATaactaggggtgtaaaggtacACATATTTATACCGAACCGTTTAGGTACAAGATGCAATAATACAGATCTGTACTGAATGTTCCAAATGCAGTCCTTAACAGTAATCAACAGAaggcttttttgtgtgtggaccATGTTTCAGATTGGAAATTCCCACACAAATATATGTCAGTTTAGTCAATTTACatcaaaaaacatttgacaccttttcaaaatactattctCATTGTGCATTAGCAATATTGTCTCTGAGTTTTAGGATAGGATCACAGGCTTAGCTGTAACTAAAATTGGCCGCACCGTGACTTAAAAACCGAGGTACACAATGAACTGTGATTTTTGGGTACCCTTACACCCCTAATAATAACTGATATAGTTGTGAAACTAGCCATGTAAATAAGGGGTTGTTGAGTTAACTATCAACAGACTGATCTGACGCACCTAATTGTTGTGTGTCACTACTTTGATCCCATTTCAGATACGTATGCAGATGAATTTATTGTAGTACTTTAGCATCTGTGTCTAGTTTAGGTCATTAAACAGCAACAGATTTTCTGATAGCATTGTGTCCTGTTTATCAATACAAACGTGTTAAACAGGTCATACTTATGCAGAGGTAATAACATTTGAACCCAAATGAGCCCTAGTTTCTCTACTGAACAAAAAGTTGAAAAGTTCCGAATGTGCAGAAATACTATTTTAACATCTCAAATAATTCCTGAAGTGTAAGAAAGCTTGTAAACTCAATTCAGATAATGAACAGCAGTAGACCGATAGTGGTGTTGTTGGAAATATGTTGAGCCCCGTGCCCTAGTCTTAGACAGTCACCCACAAATGAACTCACTAAACCTACTGTATGACTCATAGTGACACCTCCATGATGTTCTTCTGTGTCATCACTCCTCTCTGTTCCATCCACTTCACACTCTCAGGAGAGTCTAATTGATGCCAGCGAGGACAGTCAGCTTGAGGCGGCTATTCGGGCCTCGCTACAGGAGACCCACTACGAGTCTGCCGCAGACCGGCCAGACTCGCGCTCCGACGATGACTCTGACGCGGAGCCTTTCTCTGACAGCGAAGGCCTCATTTCGGTGGACGGCTCCGACGATGAGGGCAGGGCAGGCGGCGAGGACTCATTGGACGGTCACCAGTCGCCTTCTGCTGCCCCTGCCCCGCCCACCAGGCCAGAAAGCCCCGTCCAACACAGGAAGTCCCCACACAAAGAGTCGAGTCACAGGAAAGAGGAGAGCAAGAAGAACCACCTTGAGCCCAGCGCATCGAATCAGCAGACCAAGTCCAGCTCAAACCAGCGGCACCATGGGGAGAACAACCACTTTTCACCAGATCAGCACACACAGCTCCCCGAGACCAGCGCCAGTAAACCCGACGACAACGGTATGCCATGACTGATAAAATTTTACATTGGGTCATAGGTTCAGGGCAGTGTCATTCAATGTCATCCAGGGATACATTTGTTTTAATTGGGTTCTGTTTTGTAAATCCGATTAAAATGAGTGGTCCATATTTGTTTAATTGACTGTGGCTGTACTATACACTTTTTTATGACTACAGGCCCCAAGGCACGACTCATGTTGCGATACCCAGATGGACAAAGGGAACAGATAACGCTGTCTACCAAGGCTACGCTAATGGTGAGTGCTAGCAGTTCAAAGCTCTATGTTCCAAATCAAAATGTTATTGCAATATGTCACTCGGTTATCATAGTTATTTTGTACATGAAGCATCTTTGTTTTTTCGAGTGAATGTGAGGTATTGACTTGTAAAGCGCTTTGAGATGTAGAGTAGGAAAAAATCTGTGTAACTACTGTCCATTtaacatttcactgttaaacgtGGTATATTTCAATGTGTCTTTCTGAAAATGACATCCATACAATTCAGTTCATTTTTTCTAAATCTCAAATTTCTCCTGTTTCTGTCCCCAGGTCCTGGTGAGGCATGTGCAGGCCAAGGGTTACCCTAATGAACGCTTCGAACTCGTCACCAATTTCCCCAGACGGAAACTTGCCCACTTGGACTATGACATCACACTGCAGGAAGCGGGACTGTGTCCGCAGGAAACTGTTTTTGTGCAGGAGAGAAATTagaccccaccccccctctctctgctagTTCATCCACATGCcccattcctctcctccctctgatCTGGACACAGCAATCTCTTTAAAGGCCTGGGAGGACTACAAATGTATAGAAGCCCCACTTTGTTTGGCGTTCACCCTCAGTCACTTAATGCACATAAGCCTGATTGGGTCAAGCGTTGCCAAAACCCATGGTGTAACGTTACCAATCGGAGTCGAGTACTACTCATAGATGAGTAATGGAAGTTGAATGGAAAAAGGTGTTAAGGTTTGGTATCTGAGATTATGATGGAACAAAAGATACTGTCTTTTTAACCCTTTGTACCAAGATGTCACAAACATTTGAACTTGACATAGGATGGAGGAGATTGAGCTTTCCCCATGGCCTacagccaacactgatgtcTGCGTCAGGCTAATACCAAAAGAGGCTGGGTGGTCCAACAAAAAGGTATTTAGAGGATAAACCCTCAATTCTAAAACCTGCACTGTACAAAGATGGTGTAGAGGTTGACATTTAGTCATAGTgagtttgtctttcttttttttttttcttccttttttataTTCTGTATCATTTCCAAAAAAATGTTGATTCTCAAATATAATCATCAAACAAAGGGATTCTCGACTGTTAATAGAGTTGTTTTTCAGAATCTTTAATTTGCCAAGTATTGGAAATTTAATGATATCTTTTCGTACAGGTGTCAACATAAATATTGGTCCAgtaaaaagatctgaaatgatatgcataaaaaaacccataaaataaatgtagactacacacaaacaaactaaagGTGAATAAGTGCTCAGACAACAGTAGACATGATCAGTAGTTTGCAGCAAGGGAGTTGTAGAAGGGTCCTTCCTCCAGGGGATTATGGAATTGGGGAAGACCAGGGGCAGATGTGGCGATTAGTTtgagtgtttttctctctctttttcaccggTTGTAGCTTATATTTATGTTCAAAGAAGCAGAGCTGAAGCAGGCATAGATGGAGGCTGTGATGATGTACTCTATTATGGCAATGTAGAACTGAGCCAGCAGTGTTTGTGGCAACCCAAATGCCATGAGTTGTTAAAGGAATTTGGGGATCTTCATTACTTCAGTAAAGTGTCTTGGATCCTGCTGAGTGGTGGTGCCCAGGAGTTTGTGAAACACGGCCCTGCTGACCATAGAACCGTGAATCTCCAGTGGGGGCAGAATGGTGTGTTTCCTTTCTAAAATCAATGATTGTCTCCATAGTTTTATCTGTGTTACGTGTTGTTATTCAAACTTATCAGCCATACCAGCCTGAAATGCTGAATTGTGTTGGATGAATGAATCAACGCTTTTCATGACCCTGAATTCCTTGACAAACTAGCTACCCAGCACCTGCCAAAGTAGTCTGCTTTATATTTGGCATATAATTATAAACCTCATATAACTCACTAACTTGGTtcatattcacatgaaatattgTAAACCAG of Alosa sapidissima isolate fAloSap1 chromosome 1, fAloSap1.pri, whole genome shotgun sequence contains these proteins:
- the ubxn7 gene encoding UBX domain-containing protein 7 isoform X2; this translates as MATLGDASAPGLNGLIQQFTAITGATESVGKHMLEACNNNLEMAVTMFLDGGGIAEEPSTSSSSAGASSHPTHPAEDDVRAPIPQKQDILVEPEPLFGVPKRRRPARSIFDGFRDFQTETIRQEQELRNGSPMDKKLSTLADLFRPPIELMHKGSFETAKDSGQLSNKWLMINIQNVQDFACQCLNRDVWSNDAVKSIIREHFIFWQVYHDSEEGQRYIQFYKLNKFPYISILDPRTGQKMVEWNQLDVSSFLDQVTGFLTEHGQLDGLSCQPPAKRARSESLIDASEDSQLEAAIRASLQETHYESAADRPDSRSDDDSDAEPFSDSEGLISVDGSDDEGRAGGEDSLDGHQSPSAAPAPPTRPESPVQHRKSPHKESSHRKEESKKNHLEPSASNQQTKSSSNQRHHGENNHFSPDQHTQLPETSASKPDDNGPKARLMLRYPDGQREQITLSTKATLMVLVRHVQAKGYPNERFELVTNFPRRKLAHLDYDITLQEAGLCPQETVFVQERN
- the ubxn7 gene encoding UBX domain-containing protein 7 isoform X1; the encoded protein is MATLGDASAPGLNGLIQQFTAITGATESVGKHMLEACNNNLEMAVTMFLDGGGIAEEPSTSSSSAGASSHPTHPAEDDVRAPIPQKQDILVEPEPLFGVPKRRRPARSIFDGFRDFQTETTVRQEQELRNGSPMDKKLSTLADLFRPPIELMHKGSFETAKDSGQLSNKWLMINIQNVQDFACQCLNRDVWSNDAVKSIIREHFIFWQVYHDSEEGQRYIQFYKLNKFPYISILDPRTGQKMVEWNQLDVSSFLDQVTGFLTEHGQLDGLSCQPPAKRARSESLIDASEDSQLEAAIRASLQETHYESAADRPDSRSDDDSDAEPFSDSEGLISVDGSDDEGRAGGEDSLDGHQSPSAAPAPPTRPESPVQHRKSPHKESSHRKEESKKNHLEPSASNQQTKSSSNQRHHGENNHFSPDQHTQLPETSASKPDDNGPKARLMLRYPDGQREQITLSTKATLMVLVRHVQAKGYPNERFELVTNFPRRKLAHLDYDITLQEAGLCPQETVFVQERN